The region TCCATGAAGACCCGCGTCGCGACGTCCAGGGTCAGCCGCTTGAGCGCCGGGTAGAGCCGCAGCTCGGAGTCCCAGGTCGGCACGATCTCCCGCACCACCGGCACGGTCTGGTCGACGTAGGTGGCGACCCGGTCGGCCGTGAACGCCTCCTGCATGATCCGCCGGTGGGCCTTGTGCTCGTCGAAGTCCAGCAGCATGAGGCCGCGGTGGAAGAACCGGTCGACCATGTCGCGCCAGCCCTCCTGGGAGAACGCCTTGTCACGGTTGGTGAGCACCTCGCGGGTGGCCGCGGGCCCGGCCACGACGATCGTGCGCCCGAGCGGCGTGCGCATCCACCACACCGGTCCGAGCCGCCCGGAGCGGCGGCGCGTGAAGTCGCTGCCGTAGCGGATGTACTGCAGCAGGTGGCCCAGCAGGGGCAGCCCGTCGTCACCGGGGACCGGCACGAGGTCACCGGGGTCCCCCAGGGGGCGCGTCGCTCCGCCGACCCCCCGGCCGAGCAGGGCGGCGTCGACCCGGTCGGGCACGGGCAGGGTCAGGACGGACGAGAAGCGCTCCCGTGCACGCGTGACGGCGCGTTCGACGACGGCCATGGGCGTCTCCTTCGACACTCGGTATCCGGTTGCCCCGACGCTAGACACATGACGTCAATGTGTCCAGATGGTTGACGTTTTTCCGCTCTGAGTCCAGGCTGGGTCCGTGGAACCGCAGTCGATGGCCCGGCGGGCCCGCGCCCGCCTCCGGGACGACGCCCTGGACGTCGCCGAGGAGATGGTCGTCGGCCGGGGGTTCGCGGCGTTCTCGATGCGGGACCTGGCCACCCGGGTCGGGGTCAGTCGACAGACGCTCTACAGCGAGTTCGGGGACCGGCGTGGCGTCGCGTCCGCGCTGGTCCTGCGCTCGACGCGGCGCTTCCTCGACGAGATCGAGGCCGCCCTCGCCGGCGAGGAGGACCTGCACGCCGCCTGGGTCGCCGCAGTGCGCGGTGCGTTGTCGACGGTCGCGGAGAACCCGCTGGTCAAGGCCCTGCTGACGGGTGACGGCGCACCGGAGCTTTTCAGCACGGACAGCGAACCGATCGTCGCGGCCGCCCGGGACCGCGCCGCCGCCTACCTGCTGCGGCGCTGGCCGGACCTCGACCCGGACGACGTCACCCTCGCGGCCGAGACCGCCACGCGGCTGACGATCAGCCACATCGTCCTGCCGCTGCACCCCGCGGACCGGGTGGCCGAGCAGATCGCAACGGTGTGCAGCTTCGCTGCCCGTGCGCGGTAATCGTCGCCGGAACAACGTCATCCGCGCACGGGTGGCGTCAGCCGCGGGACAGGCGGGGGAGCAGGGCCGAGGCAACGGTGATCATGAACGCCGCCGACACGACCAGCACCCCGAAGTCCAGCGCGAGGTTCGCGCCGGTGCCGACCAGCAGGCCGCGCAGCGCGTCGACCTCGTAGCTCAGCGGGTTCACGTGGTTGATCACCTGCAGCCAGCCGGGCATGAGCTCCACCGGGTACAGCGCGTTGGAGGCGAAGAACAGCGGCATCGTGATCGCCTGGCCGATCCCCATCAGCCGGTCCCGGGACAGCACGAGCCCTGCGATGGTGATCGACAGACAGCAGAAGAACGCCGACCCCAGCAGCAGTGCGACGATCACGCCCAGCAGCTTCAGCGGGTTCCCGGTGAGCGACACGCCCAGGAACAGCGCGAGGACCAGCACCACGACGGCCTGCGCCACGGCCCGCACCCCGGCCGCGAACGCCTTCGCGGCGACGAGCGCGACCCGCGGCGTCGGCGTCACCATCAGCTTCGAGAGCACCCCGGCGTCGCGTTCCCAGATGATCTGGATCCCGTAGAAGATCGCGATGAACAGCGCGGACTGGGCGAGGATGCCGGGCGCGAGGAAGTCCAGGTAGGGCGTCGAGCCGGTCGGGATCGCGTGGATCCGGGTGAAGACCTGGCCGAACACGATGAGCCACAGTGCGGGCTGCACGGCACGCGTGACGAGCTCGGTGCGGTCGTGACGGAGCTTCTGCAGCTCGACCAGGCACATCGTGCCGATCCGGGACAGCGTGGTCCGAACGAGCCGGAGCGGTCCCGGCTCGGCGTCAGCCGACGCGGCCGGCGGTGCGACGGGCAGCACGGACATCCCGCATCCCTCCGTTCTCGGTGGTGAGGGCGTCGCCCGTGTGGTGGCGGAAGACGTCGTCGAGGGTCGCGGCCGGGCCGATCTCGGCCTTGAGCTCCGCCGGCGTGCCGAGCGCCCGGATCCGGCCGCGGTGCATGAGCGCGATCCGCTCGCAGTGCTCGTCGGCCTCCTGCATGGCGTGCGTCGTGACCAGCACGGTCATCCCCGTCGCCGCGCGGATCGCCGCGATCCGGTCCCAGACGCCGTCCCGCGCGACCGGGTCCAGGCCGACCGTCGGCTCGTCGAGGACCAGCAGCTGCGGCGCGCTGACCAGGGCCTGCGCCAGCTCGAGGCGCCGGACCATGCCCCCGGAGTAGGTCTTGGCGGGGCGGTCCGCGGCTTCGGTGAGGTCCATGGCGTCGAGCACGGCGTCGACCTGGGGGCGGCGCTCCCGGCGTGGGACGTCGAAGAGCCGCGCGAACAGCATGACGTTCTCGCGCCCGGTGAGCGTGGCGTCCGCCGAGAGCTGCTGCGGGACATAGCCGATGAGTCGGCGCACGGCCGTCCGCTGCCGGGAGACGTCCCGGCCGAGGACCGTGATCGCCTCCGGCGGCGCGGGCAGCAACGTCGTGATCATGCGGATCGTGGTCGTCTTGCCGGCGCCGTTGGGGCCGAGCAGGCCGAAGACCTCGCCGCGGCGGACCTCGAGATCGAGCCCGTCGACGGCGACGGTGTCCCCGAAGGCATGGCGCAGCCCGGTACAGCGGACGGCAGGGACGGTCATGGCGCCTCCTCTGCGTAAGCCAGTTCGTCGAGCAGGTGGTGGAGCGCGGGCAGGGCCGCGGAGAGTGCGTCGACCTCGGCCGCGGGCAGCCGGTCCAGGGCGTTGCCGACGAGCTCGCGCCGGATGGAGCGCCAGCGCACGAGCCGTTCGGCGGCGACATCGGTGAGGAACAGCCGGACCGCGCGCCGGTCCGCCGGATCGGTCTCGCGGAGCAGGTACCCGGCCGTGACGAGCTGGTTGACCAGGGTCGACACCGAATTGCCGGCCAGGTGCAGGGACTGCGCGGCCCCCGCGACGCCGATCCCGGGCTCGGCCTCGACGCGCTGCAGCAGCTCCACCTGGGCGCCGCGCAGCGGCGGCCCGGGGAGCTGCCCGCGCAGCCGGCGACGGAGGACCCGACGGAGGCCCGTGACGGCGCCCAGCAGGGCGTCGGCGGTCAGTGTCGCGCTCGACGTGGTCACCTGTCGACGGTAGCTCGCAGTCAGAGCTATTAGCAACGGCAAGGGCGCGGCTGCGCCGCTCGTGCGCGTTTCTCGTCGCCCTGGCAACGAGAAACGCGCACAGGCGGCGCAGCCGCAGTCACGCGGCGATCGGGAGTCCGACGGCGGAGGCGAGCTCGTCCAGGACGGCGATGTTCAGCCCGAAGGCGTGGACCGCCTCGTCCGCTACCTGCTCGCGGCCGAGCTCGTCGAGCGGGGCGGCGTCGAGCAGGGCGCGGTAACGGGTGCGGAAGGCCGACGGGCTGCCGAGGGCGGCGAAGTCGTAGAAGAGCGCGCCGGGACCGGTGATCCCGTAGGTGCGTTCGAGCAGCTTGCCGACCGTCTGACCGCCCGCGAGATCGCCGAGGTAGCGCGTGTAGTGGTGGGCGACGTGGACGGCCGGGGACGTCGTGCCCGCGGTCCGGAGCCGTTCGGCGTAGGCCTCGGTGGCGGGCAGCACGGTCAGCCGCTCCGCCCAGCCCGGGCCGCGGAGGAACTCCAGGTCCGCCCTCAGCGCGGGCAGTCGGCGCAGCTCGTCGATCACGAAGGGCCGGCCGACCGGGTCCGTCAGCATTGCGTCGCTCGCGGCCTCGAGCGCGCCGTAGATCACCCAGTACTGCTCCGCGAGCAGGCCGTAGGCGTCGAGCGGGAGACGGCCGCCGAGCAGTTCCTCCATGTAGGGGGAGTGGTGCGCGCGTTCGTGCACCGCGCGCGTCGAGGACCTCAGGACCTGGGACAGCGGAACCAGTTCGTTCACCGGGGCGCCTCCACGCTCTTTCATGACACCGTGTCAGCAAAAGGCTACGGGAGGGATGCGGGCGAAGACCAGCCTCAGCCGGCGCCCACGGACCGCAGCACCACCCGGACGGCCGCCTCGATCGCCGCGGGTACGTCCGGCGGCGGGACGTCCACGATCTGCCGTGCCGACAGCGCCGCCCCGATCATCGCGACGAGCACCGCCGGATCCTCGTCGGCCATCTGACCTGCGGCGACGCCTGCCTCGAGGATCTCGGTGAGGCGGCGGGTGAGCGGGTCCGCGTGCGCGGCGATCCGCCGGTACGCCGACGGGTCCAGGGTGGACGACAGGGTCGGGCCGGGTGGCAGGTGGAAGTCCGCGAGACGTCGCAGCTGCAGCTGGACGTAGACGGCGAGCTGCTCGACGGGCGTCCCCGCGGCGTCCAGCGCCTCGGCCAGGTCCTCGACGTAGCGGGCGGCCTCGTGTTCCACGAACGCGACGAGCAGGCTGGACTTGTCCGGGAAGTGGTTGTAGATCGACGTCCGGCCCACGCCCGCCGCGGCCGCGACCCCGGAGAGCGTCACGGCGTCGAAGCCGCGCTCGTAGAGCTCCTCCCGCAGGGCGTCGAAGACCCGGGTGCGAACCTCGCTGCGGTGCTCGGTGAGCGACCGCCCGATGATCTTCGGCATTCCTGCCCCCCGACGTCGTGGTCAGCGTACGGGGGTCCCCGGGCCCGCGGGAGCCGCGAGCGCGTGGGCGAGGCGGGTGACGTCCGCGCGCGCCTCGCGGGCGATCCGTTCGGCCGAGCCGCCGCGGGGCACCGTGCGGGTCGGCGGTGTGGTCGGGGCGGTGGCCAGGACCTGGCTCAGGTCGAACACGACGGGGGATGGGCCTCGATCGTGCCGGTCTCCGGCTGTGCGCGGACCCCCGGACCTGGGAGGCTGGACGCATGAGTGACGAGCAGTGGTACTACTGCCTCAAGCACAACACGGTGGAACCCCGCGACGGCTGCCGCGCGGCGGACCGGCTGGGTCCGTACCCGGACAAGGAGACGGCCGCGCGGGCGCTGGAGATCGCCCGGGAGCGGACCGAGGCCGCGGACCGGGCCGACGAGGAATGGCGCGAGCGGGGAAGTACCCGCTGATCAGGCGCCCCTCCGGCCGCGGTGGGACGACCCGTCCCGGAGGGTGCGGAACTGAACGCTCGCCCGGTCCGCCCCCGATGCGTACGCTTCTCGCGATGATGCAGGTGCATCGACGCCGACGCCGGCGGCGGTCCGGGCGGCGTGTCGGAGCATCGTGGTACGACGCGAGGGAGCGTGGCGATGACCGCTGACCAGCCGGGTCGGGTCGTGGTGGTGACGGGCGGCAGTCGCGGCCTCGGGCGGGAGATGTGCCGCTCGTTCGCCGCGGACGGGCACCGGGTCGTGGTGGCCAGCCGCAAGGCCGAGGCCTGCGAGAAGCTCGCCGCGGAACTGCGCTCGGAGTTCGGCCCGACGACCGGGGCGGAGGCCGTCGGCGTCGCATGCCACGTGGGGAAGTGGCAGGACTGCGACGCCCTGATCGACCGGGTGCTCGCCGAGTACGGGCGGATCGACGTCTTGATCAACAACGCTGGGATGTCGCCGCTGTACCCGTCGCTGGGGGAGATCTCCGAGGAGCTCTTCGACAAGGTCCTCGGGGTGAACCTCAAGGGCCCCTTCCGGTTGGCGGTGCGGGCGGGCGAGGCGATGCAGGCCGGCGACGGCGGGCAGATCGTCAACGTCAGCAGCATCGCCGCCGTCGTGCCGGCGGTCGGGGAGCTGCCCTACGCGGCGGCCAAGTCCGCCCTGAACACGATCACGCTCGGGCTCGCCCGCGCCTTCGGGCCGACGGTGCGGGTCAACGCGGTCATGCCCGGCATGTTCCGCACGGACATCAGCCTGGCCTGGGACGAGGAGATGCTCGAGCACGGCAGCGCGGACGCCGCACTGAAGCGGATCGGCGAGCCGCACGAGATCGTCGGGGCGATCCGGTACCTGACGGGCGAGGGGTCGAGCTTCACCACGGGCTCGGTCCTCAAGGTCGACGGAGGCATGGCGTGGTCACCGGCGTGAACGAGAACGGGTCTCCCCAGACCGCCCCGCCGGGGCGGTCCGCGCAGGCCGCGGAGGGCCAGGACACCCGCACCCGGTTGCTCAACGCGGCCGAGACGCTCTTCGCGGAGCGCGGTACCGAGGCCGTGTCCCTGCGCGAGATCGGCCGGGCGGCCGGCGCCCGCAACGTCATCGCCGCGCAGTACTGGTTCAACGACCGGGACGGGCTCATCCGCGCCCTGCTGGACCGGCACCGCGTCGAGATCGAGGCCCGTCGGCACACGCTGCTCGACGCCTACGAGAGCGGCGGCATCGCGGATGCCGCCGCGGACCCCGCCATGCGCTTCCACGCCCTCGCCGGGGCGCTGGCCAGGCCGTTCGCCGTCAAGCTGGACCAGGGGGAGAGCGGCTCGGGCTACCTGCGCACCCTCGCGGACCTGATCACCCGTCCCGATCCGGCGATCAAGACGCTCGGGATCGACGGCAGTGACAGCAGCATCCTGCGCTGGCGCATGCTCGTCGAACCGCTGCTGGAGCCGGAGGCCGTCGCGCTGCACCGGCGCTTCCACGTGATCCGCTTCGTGGCCGTCGAGCTCGCGCAGCGCTCGCGGGTACCGGGCCGCACGGACCATCGGCTGTTCGTCAGCCAGCTCGTCGACGCCGCGGCGGGACTGTTGTCCGCGCGGGTCTCGGAGGAGACCCGCAGGCTCAGCGCCGGTCGTCGGCCCAAGGGCGAGGCGTGAGCGGCTCGGGCGTGGACCGCGAGTCGCTCGGCGAGCTGATCGACCTCGAGGCCCTCTCGTCCTGGCTGCGCTCCCAGGGGCACGGCGGGAAGATCGGCGAGGTCGAGCCGCTGGCCGGGGGCACGCAGAACGTCGTCGTGCGGATGGAGCTCGACGGACGACAGGTCGTGCTGCGCCGCCCTCCGCCGCACCCGCGGCCGTCGAGCAACCGGACGATGGCCCGGGAGATCGCGGTGCTGCGCGGCCTGGCCGGGACCGACGTCCCGCATCCCGGGCTGATCGTGGGCTGCGAGGACCCGGACGTGCTGGGCGTCGTCTTCTACCTGATGGAGGCGGTCGACGGGTTCAACCCCGGCGAGACCCTCGCGCCCGCCCACGCCGCGGACGGGTCGGTGCGGCACGGCGCCGCGCTGGCCGTGGCGCGGGCCGCCGCCCGGCTCGGGGCCGTCGACCCGGTCGCGGCGGGGCTGGAGTCGCTGCACAAGCCGGGGAGCTTCCTGGGCAGGCAGGTTCCACAGTGGACGGCACACCTCGAGTCCTACCGCGAGTTCCCGGACTACGAGCCGGGCGGGCTGCCGGACGTCGCGCCGGTCGCGCGGTGGCTGGAGGAGAACCGGCCCCCGGATGCCGCGCCGGGGATCATGCACGGGGACTTCCACCTGAACAACGTCCTGCTGGACACCGTCGAGCCGCGGGTCGCCGCGATCATCGACTGGGAGATGTGCACGGTCGGGGACCCGCTGCTGGACCTCGGCTGGCTGCTCGTCACCTGGAGCCAGGAGCCGGCCGTCATGGACGTCGGGGGGCCGTTCGCCCGGGCGGGCGGGCTGCCGACGCGCGCCGAGCTCGTCGAGGCCTACGGGTCCGCCGGCGGGCGGGAGCCGGTGAACGTCGATTGGTACACCGCGCTGGCCGGGTTCAAGCTCGGCATCGTCCTGGAGGGGACGAAGGCGCGGGCCTCGGCCGGGCAGGCCCCGGCGGAGACGGGGGAGAAGCTGCACGCCCACGCGAAGGGCCTGCTCTCCGTGGCCGCCCGGATCGCCCGCGGGGAGTGGTCCGTGCTGGACACCTGAGCCGGGCACGCGCCCGCTCAGCCGACGAGCAGGACGCGCAGGGTGCGCGGGCCGTGGACGCCCTCGACCCGGTCGAGCTCGATGTCGCTGGTCGCGCTGGGTCCGCTGATCCAGGTCTGCGGGCGGTGCGGGTCCAGGGCCGCCACGGCGTCCGGAACCCCGGTGACCACCTGGTCGGTCCGCACGACGCAGACGTGCAGGTCCGGGACGAGGGTCGCGGCGCGGCGGCCCTGGCCGGGGCCGTGGTCCAGGACGATCGTCCCGGTCTCGGCGATGCCGAGCCGGGCCGTGGTCAGGACCCCGTCGACGGCGTCGAGCGCGGTGACCGGGAGAGGGGTGTCCTCGACGAGCTCGGGCCCGGCCGGGTGCAGTTCCGCCGGGAGGTCGGTGGGGACGAGCAGCCGGGCGACGCCGTGGAGGGCCTCGGCAAGGCGCTCGGGCAGCTCGGCGGGGGTGCAGCGGACGACCGTGGCCTTGTAGTCCGCGACCCGTTCGGCGAAGAGCTCCACCCGGTCCGGGAGGACCGGCGCCGGGGGTCGGGGGACCTCGACGTCGGCCGGCGTCTCGTCCCGCGGGACGTCCCGGAGCGCGGTGCGGACCCGGGCGAGGATCGCGTCGCGGGCGTTCACCGCCGGCCCCCGTCCGTGCGGGACCACCAGGCGCGGAAGGACTCCGGTGGCGGAACCGGAGTGTCCCGGGCATCCGACCAGGCCGAGACCGGCCAGGGCAGCGAGCCCAGCGCCCGACGCCCACCCGGCGCGCGTCGTCGGACCGTGCGGTCGAGGACGCGGGAGCCGAGGCCGGAGAGTTTCTCGGCCGCGGCGGTGCGCGCGCTGGTGCCGAACATCCAGGAGGCCGCCTTCATCGCCGCGCCCTGCAGCGACGGGCGTCCGCGGTGGGCGTCGACGACCTGTGAGCGTAGGTGCACCAGCACCTCGGGGATGTCGATCCGGACCGGGCAGACCTCGAAGCACGCTCCGCACAGGCTCGACGCGTAGGGCAGCGAGTCCACCTGCTCGTCGTGACCGACGCCGCGGAGCATCGGGGTGAGGATCGCGCCGATCGGGCCGGGGTAGACCGAGCCGTAGCTGTGCCCGCCGGTGCGCTCGTAGACCGGGCACACGTTCAGACACGCCGAGCAGCGGATGCAGCGCAACGCCTGCCGGCCGACCTCGTCGGCGAGGACGTCGGTTCGGCCGTTGTCCAGCAGGACGACGTGCACCTCCTGCGGCCCGTCGCCGGGAGTGACGCCGGACCACATCGAGGTGTAGGGGTTCATCCGCTCCCCGGTCGAGCTGCGCGGCAGCAGCTGCAGGAACACGTCCAGGTCGGCCCAGGTGGGGACGAGCTTCTCGATCCCCACCACGCTGATCAACACCTCCGGGAGGGTCAGGCACATCCGCCCGTTGCCCTCGCTCTCCACCACGGCGAGGGTGCCGGTCTCGGCGACCGCGAAGTTCGCCCCGGACACCGCGACCTTGGCGCGCAGGAACTTCTCCCGCAGATGCTCCCGGGCCGCGGCGGCGAGGTCGGCCGGGTTGTCGGTGAGATCCGGCGGCGCGGGCCTGCCGGCGCGGCCCATCTCGCGCAGGAAGATCTCGCGGACCTCCGAGCGGTTGCGGTGGATCGCGGGGACGAGGATGTGGCTGGGCAGGTCGTGGCCGAGCTGGACGATCAGCTCCGCGAGGTCGGTCTCCCACGCGGTGATCCCGGCGTCGGCGAGTGCCTCGTTGAGGCCGATCTCGACCGTCGCCATGGACTTGACCTTCACGACCTCGTCGGTGCCGTGCCCGCGGGCGATGTCGACGACGATCCGGTTGGCCTCGGCGGCGTCGCGGGCCCAGTGCACGGTCGCGCCGGCCTTCGTCAACGCCGTCTCGAGCTGGGTGAGGTAGGTGTCGAGGTGGCGCAGGGTGCGGTCCTTGAGCGCCGCCCCGGCGAGGCGCAGCTCCTCCCAGTTGGCCACCTCGGCGACCACGGCCGCGCGCTTGCCGCGGATGGTGCCGGTGGCGTGGGCGAGGTTGCGGCGCAGCTGGGCGTCGGCGAGGGCGGCCTTGGCGGCGATCGGGAAGGCGGGCGTGCCCAGGAACGTCGCGCCCCCCGCAGCTGCTCGCGGCGCGACCTCGGCGCTCCGCGCAGAGCGCCGTGTCGAGGATTCGCTCGCAAGCTCGCTCATCGAATCGCTCCGGCCGGGCGGGGGGCCCGCGGCGGCCCGTCCGTGCGAGAGGCCTCCGCGCTCGCCGCCGCGCTGCCCGCGGTCGGCTGCGCCGGTTCGTCGATCACGGCCTCGGTGCTGGCGAGGACCTCCGCCAGGTGCATCACCCGCACGCCGGAGCGCTCCCGGCTCAGTATGCCGCCGATGTGCATCAGGCAGGAGTTGTCCCCCGCGACCAGCACCTCCGCCTGTGTCTCCCGCACGTGCCGGGCCTTGTCCGAGCCCATCGCGACCGACGTGTCCGCGTTCTTCACCGCGAACGTCCCGCCGAACCCGCAGCACTCGTCGGCGGCGGGCAGCTCGACCAGCCGGAGCCCGCGGACCGCCTCCAGCAGCCGCCGCGGCCGGTCCCCGACGCGGAGCATCCGCAGCGAATGGCACGTCGGGTGGTAGGTGACCCGGTGCGGGAAGTACGCCCCGACGTCGACGACGCCGAGCACGTCGACAAGGTATTCGGTCAGCTCGTAGGCGGGCGGGGCCTGCTCGACCGCCCGCACCAGACCCGGATCCCCGCAACGCTGCGCGACGAGCCGGTGCTGATGGCGCACCGACCCCGCGCAGGACCCGGACGGCACGACGACGGCCTCGTACCCGGCGAAGGCCTCGAGATGGTTGCGCAGCAGGGGCACGGCCTCGTCGAGGTACCCGGTGTTGACCATCGGCTGCCCGCAGCAGGTCTGCGCGGCGGGGAAGTCCACATCGACGCCGAGGCGACGCAGCAGCGTGACGACCGCCCTGCCGGTGTCCGGGAACAGTGCGTCGTTGATGCAGGTGACCAGCAGGCCGACCGTCATGGTGTTCCTCCGGTGGTGGTCGGAGTTCGTGCTCGGACGACCCTAGGCCAGGCCTCCGGGCCCGGTGCGCGCCGGCGGTGACGAACGATCGAGATCCCCACCCGGGGCTTCCACCGCGGCCTCCCCCGAAACCTCACCCCATGCACAGCTGCGGTGCCGGACCTAGCTCGTCGCGGCCCGGTGGACCCCCGCGAGGTGCACGTACGCCGTGGCGTTGAGCAGGATCGACTTGCGCTCCTCCTCGCCCAGCTCCTTGCGGACCTTCCCCGGCACCCCCGCGACCAGCGAGTTCGGCGGGATCTCCATCCCCTGCGTGATCACCGCGCCCGCCGCGATCAGCGATCCGGAGCCGACCCGCGCGCCGTTGAGGACGACCGCGCCCATGCCGACCAGGACGTCGTCGCCGATCGTGCAGCCGTGCAGCACCGCCCGGTGCCCGACGCTGACGCCCGCGCCGACCGTGCACGGGAAGCCGGGGTCCGCGTGGACGACGCTGCCGTCCTGGATGTTGGAGCGCTCGCCGATCGAGATCGCGTCCATGTCGCCGCGCAGCACGCACGTGTACCAGACACTGGCCTCGGCGCCGACGCTCACGCGGCCGGCCAGGACCGCGCCGGGCGCGACCCAGGCGTCCGGGTGGATGTCGGGGGAGACTCCGTCGATGGTGATCATGGGTTCATGCTCCCAGCTCGCGGACGGCCTCCTCGAACGCGGCCAGGATCTCGTCGTTGAACAGGACGAACCGCACGAGCTCGACCGACGTCGGCGTCTCCCGCACCGTTCGCACGGCGATCCGCGCGGCGTCATCGAGCGGCCAGCCGTAGACCCCCGCGGACACCGCCGGGAACGCGATGCTCCGCGCGCCCAGCTCGTCCGCCACGCGCAGCGACTCCCTGAACGCCGAGGCGAGCAGCGCCGAGCGGTCCTCGCGCTTCGCGTAGACGGGCCCGACGGTGTGGATCACCCAGCGGGCCGGCATGCGGCCCGCCGTCGTGGCGACGGCCTGCCCGGTCGGCAGCCCGTCCTGCAACGGCCCGGCCCGCAGCTCCTTGCACTCCTTGAGGATCTCGGGCCCGCCCGCGCGGTGGATGGCGCCGTCGACGCCGCCGCCCCCGAGCAGGCCGGAGTTCGCGGCGTTCACCACGATGTCGACCTGCTGTTCGGTGATGTCGCCCTGCGCCAGCTCGATCCGCGTCATCGTGTTCCCTTCAGCTTCTGAAGCAGCGGGATCGCCGCGATCTTCTCGTCCGTCAGGGACTCCCAGCGGACTTCCCCGGTCGGCCGCGGGCCACGCCTCCCGCGGCAGTCGATGATCCGTTCGGGGGTCACCACCACGTCCACCGGGATGTCGTGCGCCGCGGTCGGGATGACGCCGGCCGGGCGGACCTGCAGCTCGTGCACCGTGGTGACGACGAGCGTCCGCTCCGAGATCAGGCCGGCCGCCCCGGCGAGGGCGAACTCGAGGTCCGCGAACCCGCCGCCCTTGCCCAGCCGGGCACCGTCCTCGCCCACGGCCACGCAGCCCGTCACCACGAGGTCCACCGGTTCCAGCTCGTCGACGGCCACCCGCCGGGCCGAGCGCGTGGCGTTGCTGATCGAGACGGCGCGACGCGGCGTATCCGCGAGGTGTTCGGGGTCGAGGAGGAAGAACGGGTCCTCCTCCGCGAGCTTCGGGACGGCCATGTAGAGCGTCTTGCCGTCCTCCAGGGCGCGCTGACGGACCGGGAGCTGCGCGGAGTCCGGGTTCGACTTGATCGCCGCCGCGTCCTTCCAGTCCGGAAGGGACCGCACGAGCTCGGCCGCGGCCTCGGCGCCGCGGAAGTTCGAGATCCGGTGCCGCGCACCGGGGAAGCGGGCGACCTTCGCCTCCGTGAGCGCGGTCCAGACCTCGTCGCGCAGCGCCGCCTTCGCGGCGAGCACCTCGGGATCGCCGCCGGCGTCGTGGTCGTGGCGTCGGGGGGAGCGGGGCATGGGGGAATTCTGCGCCTGCACGCTCGTGC is a window of Pseudonocardia sp. T1-2H DNA encoding:
- a CDS encoding lactate utilization protein B, which produces MSELASESSTRRSARSAEVAPRAAAGGATFLGTPAFPIAAKAALADAQLRRNLAHATGTIRGKRAAVVAEVANWEELRLAGAALKDRTLRHLDTYLTQLETALTKAGATVHWARDAAEANRIVVDIARGHGTDEVVKVKSMATVEIGLNEALADAGITAWETDLAELIVQLGHDLPSHILVPAIHRNRSEVREIFLREMGRAGRPAPPDLTDNPADLAAAAREHLREKFLRAKVAVSGANFAVAETGTLAVVESEGNGRMCLTLPEVLISVVGIEKLVPTWADLDVFLQLLPRSSTGERMNPYTSMWSGVTPGDGPQEVHVVLLDNGRTDVLADEVGRQALRCIRCSACLNVCPVYERTGGHSYGSVYPGPIGAILTPMLRGVGHDEQVDSLPYASSLCGACFEVCPVRIDIPEVLVHLRSQVVDAHRGRPSLQGAAMKAASWMFGTSARTAAAEKLSGLGSRVLDRTVRRRAPGGRRALGSLPWPVSAWSDARDTPVPPPESFRAWWSRTDGGRR
- a CDS encoding (Fe-S)-binding protein, producing the protein MTVGLLVTCINDALFPDTGRAVVTLLRRLGVDVDFPAAQTCCGQPMVNTGYLDEAVPLLRNHLEAFAGYEAVVVPSGSCAGSVRHQHRLVAQRCGDPGLVRAVEQAPPAYELTEYLVDVLGVVDVGAYFPHRVTYHPTCHSLRMLRVGDRPRRLLEAVRGLRLVELPAADECCGFGGTFAVKNADTSVAMGSDKARHVRETQAEVLVAGDNSCLMHIGGILSRERSGVRVMHLAEVLASTEAVIDEPAQPTAGSAAASAEASRTDGPPRAPRPAGAIR
- a CDS encoding gamma carbonic anhydrase family protein, whose product is MITIDGVSPDIHPDAWVAPGAVLAGRVSVGAEASVWYTCVLRGDMDAISIGERSNIQDGSVVHADPGFPCTVGAGVSVGHRAVLHGCTIGDDVLVGMGAVVLNGARVGSGSLIAAGAVITQGMEIPPNSLVAGVPGKVRKELGEEERKSILLNATAYVHLAGVHRAATS
- a CDS encoding O-acetyl-ADP-ribose deacetylase; this encodes MTRIELAQGDITEQQVDIVVNAANSGLLGGGGVDGAIHRAGGPEILKECKELRAGPLQDGLPTGQAVATTAGRMPARWVIHTVGPVYAKREDRSALLASAFRESLRVADELGARSIAFPAVSAGVYGWPLDDAARIAVRTVRETPTSVELVRFVLFNDEILAAFEEAVRELGA
- a CDS encoding 5-formyltetrahydrofolate cyclo-ligase, which gives rise to MPRSPRRHDHDAGGDPEVLAAKAALRDEVWTALTEAKVARFPGARHRISNFRGAEAAAELVRSLPDWKDAAAIKSNPDSAQLPVRQRALEDGKTLYMAVPKLAEEDPFFLLDPEHLADTPRRAVSISNATRSARRVAVDELEPVDLVVTGCVAVGEDGARLGKGGGFADLEFALAGAAGLISERTLVVTTVHELQVRPAGVIPTAAHDIPVDVVVTPERIIDCRGRRGPRPTGEVRWESLTDEKIAAIPLLQKLKGTR